Within the Dolichospermum compactum NIES-806 genome, the region CCAATAAACATGATCCGAAATGCACCAATGCGTTCTACATCTAGGGGAACAATTTTGGGTAAAAATTCTCTAGTGAGGGCATCATAGGCAAAGAAAATGACCGCACCTAAAATAGTTCCTAGATTATTGCCAGAGCCACCTAAAATTACCATAATCCAGGCATCAAATGTGAGTTGAGGTTGGAAGTTATCGGGGTAAATTGCGCCTAGTTGCCAAGCGAAAAATGATCCAGCAATACCAGCAATTGCCCCGCCTAACATTAATGATTGGAGTTTATAGGAAAAGACGTTTTTGCCTAATGCTTTGGGGACTTCTTCATCTTCACGAATAGATTTTAGCACTCTTCCCCAAGGCGATCGCACTAAAATTTCTACCCGCCAAAAGACAAAAGCTAACATTAATAGTATGAACAACATTAACCCGGCTTTGGGATTATAATTATAGAGTCCAATCACACCAGAAATATAAATTGCAGCAGCTAATAACCCTAAAGCAATTCCGACTATTAACCGAGAGATAAATTCTTGCTTAAGACTACTATTTCTGACTGTATTATTACTTGCAGAAATTTGAGCATTTCGCATCCAACGCCATAGAGAAAGTAATGTGATTCCTGTTAATAAAGTTAATACCCCAATCATCACCAAGCGGAAAAATAAATTGGGAGTTGTTGATAAAGGGATAACATAACTTTGCACACCGAAAGATCCCGATATCCACGTATTACCTACAGGTAAATCCTGATTATTGACTATTAATCGAATTAATTCACCTGTACCAATGGTGACAATTGAAAGATAGTCTTCGCGTAACCGCAAAGTTGCAAAGCCAATTAATAAACCAAGCATTGCGGCAACAATTGCCCCAATTCCCGCCGATAGCAGTAATGGTACGCCCTTGAGACTTAATAAAACCGTCGTATACGCACCCAAAGTCATAAAAGCAATATGACCAAAGTTAATTAAACCAGTAAAACCCCATTGGAGATTGAGTCCTAGTCCGAACAGGGCGAAGGTGGCGGTAGAAATG harbors:
- a CDS encoding branched-chain amino acid ABC transporter permease, with the protein product MIEYLIFLAISTATFALFGLGLNLQWGFTGLINFGHIAFMTLGAYTTVLLSLKGVPLLLSAGIGAIVAAMLGLLIGFATLRLREDYLSIVTIGTGELIRLIVNNQDLPVGNTWISGSFGVQSYVIPLSTTPNLFFRLVMIGVLTLLTGITLLSLWRWMRNAQISASNNTVRNSSLKQEFISRLIVGIALGLLAAAIYISGVIGLYNYNPKAGLMLFILLMLAFVFWRVEILVRSPWGRVLKSIREDEEVPKALGKNVFSYKLQSLMLGGAIAGIAGSFFAWQLGAIYPDNFQPQLTFDAWIMVILGGSGNNLGTILGAVIFFAYDALTREFLPKIVPLDVERIGAFRIMFIGLLLMVLMIWRPQGILGKKEELTLGK